TGTGTTCGGCGGCGGCGCCTCTTCGGCTGCAAATGCCGCTTCCGTCGCCGATTATATGCGCCGGGCCGCCAAGGCCCTGGCCGGGCAGGACGCGGCGATTCTGACGTCCGTAGGCCCTGAATTTCCCTCGGCGGGAGCGGCGCGGAGGAAAGCCGGATGACGCAAATCCCCTTCAGCCGGCCGGTGCCGGTGCAAGATGTGTCCGCCAGCGGCAAAGAGGTGACCGTGACGGCCGATCCCGCCGAGCGCGCGGCTCTGGCCAAATTCCTGAAGATCCCGGAGGTCCGCAGGTTCGAGGCGCACTTCACTCTGAAACCCCGCGGCACCGGCGGCCTGTCGGTAACGGGCGAACTCGATGCCGAGATCGTGCAGACCTGCGTCGTCACGCTGGAGGACTTTCCCGCCGAGGTGAAGGAAGAGATCGCGGTCCGCTATGTCGAGACGGATGAGGTGCCGCCGACCGAGCCGGGCGAAGAGCATGAGGCCGATCTCGATGCGCCCGATGTCCTGATCAACGGCACGGCCGATCTCGGCATGCTCGCCGCCGAGCATCTGGCGCTCGGGCTCGACCCCTATCCGCGCAAGCCCGGGGTGCAGGCTCCGGAGGCTCCCGCGGAGGAGGCGCCGGCGACGCACAAGCCTTTTGCCGGACTCGACAAACTGGTCGGCTTGGCCAAACCCGGTAAAAAATAAATAAATCAACTAGTTAGCGCCATGGGTTGCGCGCGCGCGGCCAAACGCTATTGTCCCGGCGCTCCGCTTCCAGGCGCGCCTCTCGCTGCGCCGGACCCGGTCCGGAAACCGCTTTCTCTATGCCAAACCCCGTACGATTTGCGCTTGATGCCATGGGCGGTGACCATGGGCCGTCCGTTGTCGTTCCGGGCGCAGCCCTTGCGCTCGAGCGCAAGCCCGACAGCAGCTTCACCTTTTTCGGCGATGAGAAGCAGATCGCGCCTCTGCTTGCGGCGCGCCCCGCGCTGAAAGCCGCCTCGACGATTGTCCATACGGATGTTTCGGTGCGCATGGACGACAAGCCGAGTCAGGCGCTGCGTTCGGGCCGCAAGACAAGCTCGATGTGGCTTGCCATCGATGCGGTGAAAGAGGGCACAGCCGATGTCACCATATCGGCCGGCAATACCGGCGCCCTGATGCTGATGTCGACGCTCAATCTGAAAACGCTTGCGGGTGTCGAGCGTCCGGCGCTCGCGGCGATCTGGCCGACCTCGCGCGGCGAAAGCGTCGTGCTCGATATGGGCGCGACCATCGGCGCCGATGCACGGCAGCTCGTGGATTTTGCGGTGATGGGCGGCGCGATGGCGAAGATCGTCTTCGATCTTGATCGTCCCACCGTCGGCCTCCTCAATGTCGGCGTCGAGGAGATGAAGGGCATCGAAGAGGTCAAGAACGCCGCCGCCATTCTGCGCGAGCATGAAGGCGATCTCGTCTATCACGGCTTTGTCGAGGGCGACGATATCGGCAAAGGCACCGTCGATGTCGTTGTCGTCGAAGGCTTCACCGGCAATATCGCGCTGAAGACAGCGGAAGGCACGGCGCGGCAGATCGGCCGTTTCCTCGGCGATGCCATGCGATCCTCCTGGCGCACCAAGATCGGCTATCTCTTCGCAAAGCCGGCTTTCGATGCGCTGCGCGCGCGCATGGACCCCAATAATTCCAACGGCGCCGTCTTCCTCGGAGTGAACGGCGTCGTCATCAAAAGTCATGGCGGCACCAATGCGGATGGTTTCGCCTCGGCCGTCGAAGTTGGCTACGACATGGTCCGCTATGATCTCCTCGCCAAGATTTCGGCGGGTTTGAAGGATTATGACCGCAGCAACACACCTGCGGTAGGAGCCGCCTCATCGTGACAATCAAGCGTTCTGTTGTGCTGGGCATCGGCAGCGCATTGCCCAAGCGCGCCGTGACAAATGCCGAACTGACCGAAAAGGTCGATACGTCGGACGAATGGATCGTCCAGCGCACCGGTATTCAAAAGCGCCATATCGCGGGCGAGGGCGAGACCTCCTCGACTCTCGGCCTCGCCGCGGCGGAAGCGGCGCTGAAGGATGCGGGGCTCACCTCCGCCGATCTCGATCTCATCGTCGTCGCGACGACAACGCCGGATCTGACCTTTCCGTCCACGGCAACGCAGATTCAAGCGAAGCTCGGCATGACGCATGGCGCCGCCTTCGACATTCAGGCGGTGTGCTCGGGTTTTGTTTATGGCGTCACGATTGCCGATAAATTTCTGTCGTCCGGCAGTCACAAACGGGCGCTGGTGATCGGTGTCGACACGCTGTCGCGCATTGTCGACTGGAACGACCGCACGACGTGTGTGCTCTTCGGCGACGGCGCTGGCGCGGTGGTGCTTGAAGCTCAGGACCAGAAGGGCGATGTCAAAACCGATCGCGGCGTATTGACGAGCCATCTGCGCTCGGACGGTCGCCATGGTCCCAAGCTCTGCGCCACCGGCGGTCCCTCGACCACGGGCAATGCCGGCGTCATTACGATGGAAGGCAAGGAAGTCTTCAAGCACGCGGTCGGCATGATTACCGACGTCATCACCGACGCCTATGCCGCCACCGGCTTCTCATCGGCGGATCTCAACTGGTTCGTGCCCCACCAGGCCAATAAGCGAATCATCGATTCCAGCGCTGAAAAATTGGGCATTAACCCCGAGAAAGTGGTCATCACGGTCGACCGCCACGGCAACACCTCGGCGGCCTCCATCCCCCTCGCTCTGGCTACGGCCTATGGGGACGGGCGCATCAAGAAGGGCGACCTGGTCATGCTGGAGGCCATGGGCGGGGGCTTTACCTGGGGTTCGGTCCTCATCCGTTGGTAACCGTTTTAGAGATTGACCAATCTTCGCAGAAGATTAGGCTTCTCATCGTGGTAACAAACAAAAACGTTCCCGGGAGGAACCTATGACCACGAAGACCATAACGCGGGCCGATCTGAGCGAGGCCGTGTATCAGAAGGTGGGGCTGTCACGGACCGAATCGTCCGCCCTGGTTGAAATGGTGCTCGACGAAATCGCCGATTGCCTGGAACAGGGTGAAGTCGTGAAACTGTCGTCTTTCGGCTCGTTCGTCGTGCGCGGCAAAGGCCAGCGCGTCGGACGTAATCCGAAAAGCGGACAGGAAGTGCCGATCCCGCCGCGCAAGGTACTGGTGTTCAAACCCAGCAATATCCTTAAAGCCCGTATCAACGGGGAAGAGGTGCCTGCCGAGGATTGAACGGGTGAGCGAATCGCTGTCGTCTTGATTGGGGCGACAAAATGACAAAATCACCGGACGCTTTTCGCACGATCAGCGAGGTCGCAGACGACCTCGATCTTCCGCAGCATGTGCTGCGGTTCTGGGAAACGCGTTTTACCCAGATAAAGCCGCTGAAGCGCGGCGGCGGGCGGCGTTATTACCGCCCCGATGACGTGCAACTGCTGCGCGGCATCAAACATCTCCTTTACGGCGAAGGCTACACGATCAAGGGCGTGCAGCGGATCCTGCGCGAGCAGGGCCTGCGGCATGTGATGGGTCTGTGGCGCGACGAAGTCTCCGAGCCGGACAGCTCAGGCGAGGCGTCAGCGCGCGGCCACGAGGCCTATGCGCCCAAAGCCGATCGTCCGCGCGGGCTCGAACCGGTGTTTTCGGAAGAGATGGGTCCGGGCGCCTATGCGCGCAGCGTGACGGCACGGCGGCCGAACTTCGAGCCCATCGTCGATGATGATGACGTCGAGGAAGACGAAGAGGCCGAGGACGAAGAAGAAGAGGAAACCGAAGACGCCGAAGCCGGCGCTGAGGCGGACGAAGAGGACGAGGACGAAGAGGACGAAGAGGGCGAAGAGGAAGACGACGAGGACGACGGCGGAGAAGCCGAAGACAGCGACGAAGACGAGGAAGAAGACGAGGACGAGGACGAAGAGGACGAAGAAGAGGAGGCCGAGGAAGAGCCGGCCGGCCTGTCCACAGAAGATCGCAAACAGCTCGAACAGACGCTGCGCGAACTCACCGAACTGCGCCACGTCCTCGACGGCAGCGCCTGAACCACCCATCAGTCTCTTAAGGAACCGGAGCGGCCCGTCCCTCGTTTCGAGGTGCGGGGCTGCGCGTTCCTGCGCGCCCGCTTTCAAGAGGAGCGGTCATGCGCGTCTTCGAACACAATTTTCCGCCGAAAGCCGTCTCAGGACGTATGGGCCTTGTTCTTTACCATAAGGACGGGCGCGCCGAGCGCGTCGATCTCGGCGTCGTGAAAGAAGGATTTTACGCACCCATTCCCGGCGATGAAGTCGTCCACGACGGCGTCCACTACGAGGTGGCGGGCGTCGCGGATTCGCCCGAATCCGATGTCTCGATCGCCGTTATCGCCGAAGAAAAATAGGACTGATTCGCACCGGTGTGCGTCTCGCGTAATTAACCGAGTTTGACTGTTAATATTGTTTGGTCCGGCCAGGCCGTGCCAGCAGTACGGACGATGAGCAAAGATATGACCCCCACGACGCGCGCCCAACTGGACGACGAAACGCGGGCCTGGATCGCGTATTATAATGCGCAGGCAAAGCTGTTTGCGGAACTTGCCGCCGGCACGGCCTCTTCCGAACAGGTGCGCAATTACCGCGCACAGGAAAAGAGCTGGCGCGAAAAAGCCCGCGCGCTTCTGCCGGTCGCCGCGGAATAAGTCCTTACAGTTTTGAAGGTTGCGAGGATCTTCAGTCCGGCGTGCCGGTGAGGGCGCCGATGGCCGTGCTCTCGCGCGTGAAGTAGAAGCCGTCCGCGGCGATGGCTTCTTTCGCTTCCTCGAATTCGGCAAAACGCGTGGAGTCGATCTTGCGGAATTCGTCCCAATAGCCGTTCTCGCCGATCAAGGGCAAAGCCGCGCGGGTGTCGAGCGGCAGGATCGCCCAGACTTTCGAGCGCTCCTCGCCCTTCTTGACCCAATTCATGATTGCCCAATCCGCCATGTCCGGACTCCCGATCGCGTCTTCCGATGGAGATGTCCCGGCGGAGCTTTTGCTGTCCGTAGACATCACGCCTCCCGAGGTTCGGTTAAATGCATTGAAGGGCGTTCGCTGAAGGCTCCGAACCACGCTCCGAGAAGCGGGTGAGCCGAACGCCAATCGATGTCGGAGAAGCGGAAATGGATATAGCCGAGCGCACAGCCATACCCAATGGCGCCGATTGTCGCTTCTTCCGGAAGGTCTTTCTCCATCGCCGCGAGCGCGCGGCGGATTTTGGAAAGCTGCGCCTCGCGCCAGACATCCCATTGGAATTCCGGGGGCCGCGAGACCTTCTCGTAGCGCGTCAGGAGCGCGGCATCGAGAAGCCCGTCGGCCAGTGCGTGCTGCCTCAGCGCCTTCCAGCGCGGAGGGCCGTCTTTCGGAAAAACGCGATGGCCGTGCGTGCGCGCGTCCAGATATTCGCAGATGACGAGGCTGTCGTAGAGCGGCCCGTCTTTGGTGATCAGCACCGGGATTTTGCCGAGCGGGTTTTCCGCGTTCAGCTCGTCATTGGTGCCGACCGGATTTGCGAGCGCAAAGACAGGTTCGATAAAATCGATCTGCCCGGTCTCATGCGCCACCGCCATGACCTTGCGCACATAGGGGGAGGTCGGCGCGTACAGAAGCTTCATGGCCACAAGCTCAGTCTTTCATGTAGTTGGGCAGCCAGGTCGAAAGCTCCGGCACGGCCATCAGCACAAGCGTGAACAGGATGATGGCGATGAAGAACGGCATATTGGCGCGGAAGACCTGGATCTGATCGACGCCGGCAATGCGGCCCGCAATGATCGAGGCGATGCCGATCGGCGGATGCAGCTGGCCGATGACGACGGCCATGACCATCAGCACGCCGAACTGGATGAGATCGATCTGGAAAGCGATCAGCGTCGGCAGGATCACCGGCACGAGAACCGGGATCAGCGGATCGAGGAACATGCCGGCGATGATGGCGAGCAGCATCAACGCGGCAAGACGCATGAAATAACTATCGCCGATGGCGATGACGTCGATGACGCCGGCAAGTGCCTGCGGCACGCCCGCGCTCGCAAGGCTGACGCCGAGCGTGCCGGAGAGGCCCACCATCACGAGAAGCTCACCCGAGAGCTGCACGGCGGAAACGCAGGATTTGTAGAACGCCGTCCAGCCCATAGAACGATAGATGAAGATGGAGAGCGCACCGGCATAGACGACGCCAAAGGCCGAGCCTTCGGTCGGGGTGAAGACGCCGACCGAGGTGCCGCCGACAATGATGGCCGGCATGCCGATGGACAGAAGCGCGCGGTTGAAGGTGTAGAGAATCTCCGAAACCGACAGATTGCCGTGACGCGGGAAATTGTGCCGGCGCGCGAGGACGAAGACGACGGCCATAAAGATCAGGCCCATGAGGATGCCGGGAATGACGCCGGCCAAAAACAGCGCGCCGAGCGAGGTGCCCGTCACCGCCGAATAAAGGATCATGGGAGAAGAGGGCGGGATCATCGGCCCGACGCCCGATGAGGAGGCGCAGGTCGCTGCCGAGAAGGCCGGCGAATAGCCCGCGCGCTTCATGGCGGGAATGGTGATGGAGCCGGTGCCGGCGATGTCGGCAGTCGAGGAGCCGAACATGCCGCCGAGAAAAATCGAGGTCAGCACGTCGACCTGGGCGAGGCCGCCGCGCATCCAGCCGACGAGCGAATGGGCAAAATCGAAGAGCCGCGTCGACAGCCCGCCGACATTCATCAGGACGCCTGCGAGCACGAAGAGCGGCAAGGCGATGAGCGTGTAATCGCTCATGCCGTTGACCATGGCCTGCGGAATGACCAGCGCCCATTGGCCGCTGATATAAAGGCCGATGGCGACCGACCCCAGAAGCGCCGCCACCATGGGCACGCCGAGGATGAGGAGAATGATGAGAAGGACGATGCCTAAAAGTGCGCCGATCATTTTGGGGTGCTGTCCTTCTGGAAGTCGCGCACCGCTTCGATAAGGAAAGCAATGGCGACGAGCGCGGAGCCGATGAGAAGGGCGGAGGTGAACCAGCCGGTCGGGAGCTCGAGATAGAGCGTCAGATCGCCGCCGAACAGGTTGAGATACTGGAATCCGCCGAAACCGAGATAGGCGAAGACGGCCGCCGAAAAGACCTGCGACAGCATCGTAATGACGCGCTTGATCTTCGGCGGAAACTTCTCGACGAAATAATCGATACGGATCATCTCGCGTTGACGGATCGACAGATAGACGCCGCACATCGCAAGCCAGGGCATCAGGGCGACGATGAGCTCATCGGCCCAGATCGCCGTAAAGTTGAAGATGTAGCGGCTCGTCGCATTGCCGAACACCAGAGCTGTAATCGCGATGATGATGGCCGCGCCCGCACCGGCGATCGTCCGGTCGACGATGCGCTCGACGAAGGTCGCATCGGGACCGTCGCGAAGTTCGAACGAACTCAGCGTGTCGTTCACACCCATCGTGTCGTGCACATGGGCGGACGGCTCGGGCGTGCTGGGCGCTGAGATGGTCATGGTCTCTCCGAGTGGGAGAGCGCGGGAATGTCTCCCCGCGCCCTCTCGTTCAATAGGCTGGCCTATTACTTGACGGCGGCCAGAACTTCGTTGGCGATGTCGCCACCGGCGATCTTGCCGATTTCTTCATAGAGAGGCGCCGAGGCCTTCTTGAAGCTGTCGACGTCGATCTCGGTGACCGCGATCTTGCCGCTGTCCTTGAGCTGCTTCAGCAGTTCGATGTCCTTGGTCGCGCCGATCTCGCGCACTTTGACGGCCGCTTCATGCGCCGCTTCCTTGACCGCCTTCTTCTGCGCGTCGGTCAGGCTGTCGTACTTCTTGGCGTTCATCACCAGAGTGACCGGCGTGTAGACGTGGTTCGAGATCGAGATGTTCTTCTGAACTTCCTGCAGCGAACGTGCCACGATATCGGCCAGCGGGTTTTCCTGACCGTCGATCGTGCCGCTCTGAAGGGCAAGATAGACTTCCGAGAAGCTCATATTGATCGGCGAAGCGCCGAGCGTCTTGAACATTAGAACGCGGGTCGGGGAGCCCGGCACGCGGATCTTCATGCCCTGGAAATCGGCGGGCGTCTTGATGGCGCGGACATTGTTGGTGATCTGGCGGAAGCCGATCTCACCGAAGGCCAGCACTTCAAGGCCGTTGGTCTTGCGCAGCGAGGCGCGCAGCTTTTCGCCGATCTCGCCGTCCAGAACCTTGGCGACGACGGTGCGGTCCTTGTACAGGAACGGCATGTCGAAGATCGAGAAGGTCTTGTCGAGGCCGACAACGTCCGAACCGAACGGATAGACGTCGATCTGGCCGGTGCGGATCTGCTGCATGTGAACGACTTCGTCGCCGAGCGCGCCCGAGTGGAACAGCTCGTACTGAAGATCGTCGCCAAGCTTGGCCTTCAGATTGTCGGCGAACATCTGCATGACGACGATGTCGAGGCCGCTCGCCGGGCTGTCGCCCGACATACGCAGCTTCAGCGGCTCGGCCATGACCGGCGCCGCAAAGATGGAAGTTCCCAGCATGACGGCGCCGAGAAGCGCCTTAATCGAAATATGTTTGCTCATGTCCCCAGTCTCCTTCGAAAATTTTCGTGTCACGGCGTGACGCGTGTTTCTTTCAGCCTGTCCTGGTTAAGCGTGACCCCAAATCCCGGCGCTTTCGGAATGTCGATGCGCCCGTCTTTTTGCTGCGGCGGATCGACGAACATCTGCGCCTCCACCTGTTCCGTGCCGAGATGCATTTCGGCCAGGGTTCCGTTGCGGAAGCCCGCGACGTGATGAAGGCACCAGATGCCTCCGCCGCCGGCGTCCGAAAGTGGCTTGTTGTAGATTTGCGAGAGATAGGCGACGCGGCGCGTCTCCGTCATGCCGCCATTGTACATGCTGTTCGGCATGAAGATGTCGAGGCCGTCATGCTCGACCCATTCGCGGAAGCGCAGCGAATGGCCGTCCATCTGACCGGCGGACAGCGGGATCGTCGTGCGCTTGCGCATCATGCCCATATCGCGGGCATCGACCCGGCGGAATGGATCTTCGAACCAGGCGATGTTGCATTCTTCGAGATAGGGGCAGAGCCGCATCGCGTCTTCGAGGCCGATGCTTTCATTGGCGTCGACCGCGAGAATAATATCGTCGCCAAGCGCAGCGCGGACGGCGCGCACGCGGCGCACATCTTCGAGAACGCCGAGCTTCGAGCCGACCAGCATTTTGAGGCGGCTATGGCCCTTGCCGATCAGGATGCGTCCCATCTCGATCAGCTGATCGATGTCGAACGCCGCAAAGCCGTAAGTCACATAGACATCGGCATAGTCTTTAGCGCCGCCCAGCATTTCGGCCACGGTGCGGCCGGAGGCCTTGCCGAGAAGGTCCCATATGGCGAGATCCACGCACGACAAAGCCGACAGATTAATGCCGGTCATCGAGCCGCGTTCGGAGAGGATTGGCTGCAGTCGTGCGTGGATCTTTTCGAGGTCGCGCGCATCCATGCCGAGGATGGCGGGACCGATATGCTTTTCGACGATGGCGGCAACGCCGTGCCACAGAAAGCGCGAGGCCATGCCAAAGCCGGTGTGGCCGTCGTCCGTCTCGATCTGGCAGATGATGCGGTAATCGTCTTCGAGCCGCTTGTTGATCAGCGGGATCGAATTCTGAAACGCATGAATACTGACCTCGACTTTGACGATCTTCACAACAGCTCCATTGTCTTGACGTGGGCGGTGAGCGCAGGCGGAATTTTGCCGGCCGAACTTGTGCGCTTTTGCAGGCCCGCAAGATCGGGCAGGGGACGCTGAAGTTCTGCGTCTTCGGCAAAGGCGGCTTCGAGAGCTGCGGCCGCCGACAGCGTGCCGGCGTCGTCGCGGTATTTGCCGACGATCTGCAGGCCGAAGGGCATGCCGCTCGGGCCGAGGCCTGCGGGAATGACCGTTGCGGGATGCGTCGTCAGCGTGATGGCTGAAGCGATGGCGCACCAGGTGATGTAGGTGTCGAGCTTTTCGCCATTGATGTGCGAGACGAAAAGCTGCTCGACCGGGAACGGCACGGCGGAGGCCGCCGGGCAGATCAGAAGGTCGATATCGGCGAAGAAGGCCTGGAAGTTGCGGACAATCTCAGTCTGCTGCGCATGCGCTCGCGCGACATCGGCGACGGAGACGCGCTTGGCCAGCTCAGTGTTCGCAATAACGTTCGGTCCGGCGAGATCGCGGTGTCGGCCGATATAATCGGTCAGCGTGTCGGCGAAGCCGACGGCGCGCAGCGTCTCGAAGGTGAAGTTGACACCCTCGATCTTCGGATCGATCCATTCGGCGGAAGCAAAGAGAGGCGCGATTTTCGCGGTCTTCTTGCGGAATGCCTCCTGTACATCTTTCGACACCGGAACCGCGCCGAGATCGGCGCTGAACGCGACGCGCAGGGTCGAGAGATCGGTTGTCGCGAGGTTGACGAAGGGATCGGGCGATAGATCGAGCGAGAGCGGGTCTTTCGCGCTGGTGCCGACCATCGCCGCCATCAGGAGCGCCGCGTCTTCGGCGTTCCGTGCCATCGGCCCTTCGACAAAATGGGGCGACCAGCCATGGCGGCGCGTATCGTGCGTCACCGCGCCCGGCGAGGGCCTGTGGCCGACAACGCCACAGAAGGAGGCGGGCGTCCGCAACGAGCCGCCGAGATCGGAGCCGGTGGCGAGCGGCATCATGTCCGTCGCCAAAGCAACAGCCGATCCGCCGGAGGAGCCGGCGCAGGAAAGCTCCGGATCGAAAGGGTTCACTGTCGCGCCGTAGACGCGGTTCACCGTATTGGCACCCGCGCCGAACTCCGGCGTGTTGGTCTTGCCGATGATGATGCCGCCGGCGGCGCGGATCTTCGCGACGATCGGATCGTCCTTCGCCGGCACATGATCTTTGTGCACGAGCGAGCCGAACGTCGTTGTCAGGCCGCCGGTCTCCGTCAAATCCTTCACGCCGACCGGCAAACCATGAAGCGGGCCGAGCGGCTCGCCGTTCATGACGGCGTCTTCGGCCGCAGCGGCCGCTTTGCGTCCGCGTGCAAAATCCCGCGCCACGACCGCGTTGAGTTTCGGATCGAGCTTTTCGATGCGCGCAATGCTCGCGTCGAACAATTCGACAGGCGAAATCGCTTTGCTGCCGATCAGAGATCGCAGCTGACGGGCCGTGTGACTGAGAAGGTCCGTACTCATGTTCTTCGTGTTCTCGCGGCCAAAGTGAATTCAGTCAATTGAACCAAAGAAAAAACTGCCCAAAAAAACAACATTTCAGCAATTGATCAAAAACGCATCGTTGAATCGGCGCAATTTTGGGCAGTCAACGTCAGTACAAAATAAAAAACGCCGAAGAATAGCTTTCAATAAAGCTTTCTTCGGCGCTAAGCGTCGATTGATTTGAGCTCGAGTACTGTAGAAGTACGTCATGGCGTACGCATATTTCTATCTCATGGCTTTTGATCTTCTGCCCCGATTGCAGCAAGAGCGGCTCTGGCAACTTCGACGTCTTGAGCGCCTGTGCCCGAACCGACGCCGACTGCGCCGATGCATTGTCCGTCGATCACGATGGGCAGGCCGCCTTCGAGATTGGTGAGGCGTCCGCCCGCCGCGATGGCGAGTTTGAGTTCGTTTGCGGGATCGAGCCGCGAGGTCGGCTGGCGGTGAGAGGCCGCCGTAATCGCCTTCGACATCGACGTCTCGCGCGACAAAAGCCTGGCGCCGTCCATGCGCACGAAAGCGAGGAGATTGCCGCCGTCATCGACAATCGTGATGTTCTGCGGCACGCCGAGTTCTTTGGCTTTCGCGACAGCGCCGGCCAGCGCCTTCAGCGCGCCTTCATGCGTCAGCTTCAGCGTCGGGCGGGTGAAGCTGCTCATCGCTCGTCTCCCGGCACGCCATAGGCGGGAGCAGAAGACGGGTTCAGCGCGCGCGTGACGTAGTCTTTCGCCTGCGGCTTCCAGAGTGCCCAGAGCTTTTCGAGTTCACCGATGGGATCGCTCTCATGCCAGTCGACGCGCAGATCGGCGATAGGCCAGCGCACTTCGTCGACGATCAGCATGCCGGCGGAATGCACCGGGCCTTCTTCGCCGCCTTCGGCGAGCGCCGTCTTCATGGCGGCAAGGATGCGGTCGCCGAGATCGGCGCTCTCATCGGCAAGAAAGGCCGCAACCATCTTGTCGGGAATGGCTTCGCTGGAGAGAAGATTTCCGGCGGCGACGACATTCTGCGCCGTGGCCGTGCCGTGAACGCCAAGCGTTTTCTTGCCGGAGAAGGCGGCTGTCTTGCCCTCGGCATCGATCATGGTGATCTGGCGGTATTCGATATCCGGCGCATCGCGCGTCAGCCAGGCAAGCGCGTCGGGCGCCGACATATAAGCGAGGAGATCGAGCCCGTCGGGTCCGAGCGTCGGATCGGTGATGTTCTGCGTCGCGACCGCTCCAACGCCGGCGCGCGCATGCGCGCAGCGCGCCGCAACGCTCGGACTCGATGACGAGACCGATATGCCGAACATTTTTGTCCGGGCGCAGCGTGCGGCGATGGAGAACGTCATTATGCGGCGGTCTCCTTAACTTTTGTCCGGGATCACGGCCGTGACCT
Above is a window of Terrihabitans soli DNA encoding:
- a CDS encoding amidase is translated as MSTDLLSHTARQLRSLIGSKAISPVELFDASIARIEKLDPKLNAVVARDFARGRKAAAAAEDAVMNGEPLGPLHGLPVGVKDLTETGGLTTTFGSLVHKDHVPAKDDPIVAKIRAAGGIIIGKTNTPEFGAGANTVNRVYGATVNPFDPELSCAGSSGGSAVALATDMMPLATGSDLGGSLRTPASFCGVVGHRPSPGAVTHDTRRHGWSPHFVEGPMARNAEDAALLMAAMVGTSAKDPLSLDLSPDPFVNLATTDLSTLRVAFSADLGAVPVSKDVQEAFRKKTAKIAPLFASAEWIDPKIEGVNFTFETLRAVGFADTLTDYIGRHRDLAGPNVIANTELAKRVSVADVARAHAQQTEIVRNFQAFFADIDLLICPAASAVPFPVEQLFVSHINGEKLDTYITWCAIASAITLTTHPATVIPAGLGPSGMPFGLQIVGKYRDDAGTLSAAAALEAAFAEDAELQRPLPDLAGLQKRTSSAGKIPPALTAHVKTMELL
- a CDS encoding GlcG/HbpS family heme-binding protein; this translates as MSSFTRPTLKLTHEGALKALAGAVAKAKELGVPQNITIVDDGGNLLAFVRMDGARLLSRETSMSKAITAASHRQPTSRLDPANELKLAIAAGGRLTNLEGGLPIVIDGQCIGAVGVGSGTGAQDVEVARAALAAIGAEDQKP
- a CDS encoding DUF1028 domain-containing protein, with amino-acid sequence MTFSIAARCARTKMFGISVSSSSPSVAARCAHARAGVGAVATQNITDPTLGPDGLDLLAYMSAPDALAWLTRDAPDIEYRQITMIDAEGKTAAFSGKKTLGVHGTATAQNVVAAGNLLSSEAIPDKMVAAFLADESADLGDRILAAMKTALAEGGEEGPVHSAGMLIVDEVRWPIADLRVDWHESDPIGELEKLWALWKPQAKDYVTRALNPSSAPAYGVPGDER